In one Epinephelus moara isolate mb chromosome 6, YSFRI_EMoa_1.0, whole genome shotgun sequence genomic region, the following are encoded:
- the zgc:172323 gene encoding desmin: MSRSPERISSYRRHFEDSSSSSYQVRVSSPSPTRRDARHASAGYPCRAGAGTMRVDAMGRRTASAARKTRMVGAGVGVGALVCVGPNGEPAVDLDVAAAENQQFLSTRTTERQEMIILNDRLAVYINKVRSLEQQNKLLEAEIQAYQNRFESPTGLRLLYEEQLRELKKIADQMRVQRDISLAAKDSTAAQLEAIKIKYEEAVELRKKAELEIEAFRPDVDKATSSRIALEKKLEQLEVEIEFLKRVHQQEIDELMKQIYAAHVSAQSAFTLPDLAAALKQIQAQYDDIAAKNLQEMDSWYKNKFEDLTSKTSRHVDRVRGIRDEIAGAKKDIQSKDRELDALRSRNEALEAKIREAQERYKKELEDLQAQIEALQLELKSTKEKIALHLREYQELLNIKMALEIEITTYRKLIEGEDLRLSGMMQTLSLASCSMSAIGGGMSSSGGGMGGVGGVGGMGGGMMEGSGGGVGGMGSGVGMGGFSGAGGMGTGSGNLAGGMGRRMGAGGPDDKTGPTGRAGGADIGGSHRFGAGGVGVGAGTGGVGTGGGVGAGGMSGVGAGAGGVGTGAGGVGTGAGGVGAGAGGVGVGGTLGFGAGGMGDSGVGGVGMGVGSGAASSAGIGGTGTGFSGEIGGVGGGTGGGIGGGIDGDGGKDRGMGHAGIGSGGTEGVGGDVALSGIGGKGKIGGGMGGTIGTGMGYGSNGYDDNNEPYAEQAVELTERRTVLIRTVRNEDDDVVEMDHQEQTYTISGAADDSDEE; this comes from the exons ATGAGCCGCAGCCCTGAGAGGATCTCATCCTACCGCCGTCACTTCGAGGACAGCAGCAGCTCGTCCTACCAGGTCAGGGTGTCCAGCCCATCCCCCACCAGGAGAGATGCCCGTCATGCTTCTGCTGGCTACCCCTGCAGAGCCGGGGCCGGCACCATGCGTGTGGATGCAATGGGACGAAGGACTGCCTCAGCTGCACGCAAGACTCGCATGGTTGGAGCAGG TGTGGGTGTAGGAGCCTTGGTCTGTGTTGGGCCAAATGGAGAACCCGCTGTAGATCTGgatgtggctgcagctgaaaacCAACAATTCCTCAGCACCCGCACCACTGAAAGACAGGAGATGATCATCCTCAATGACAGACTGGCTGTATACATTAACAAG GTTCGATCACTTGAGCAGCAGAACAAGCTGTTGGAAGCAGAGATCCAGGCCTACCAGAACCGCTTTGAGAGTCCAACCGGTCTGCGCCTCCTGTATGAGGAACAGCTGAGAGAGCTGAAAAAGATTGCTGACCAGATGAGAGTTCAGCGG GACATTTCCTTGGCGGCTAAGGACTCCACAGCTGCTCAACTAGAGGCaatcaaaatcaaatatgaGGAGGCAGTGGAGCTGAGGAAGAAAGCTGAGTTAGAAATCGAAGCCTTCCGTCCA GATGTTGACAAAGCCACCTCCTCGCGCATTGCTTTGGAGAAGAAGCTGGAGCAGCTGGAAGTTGAAATTGAATTCCTGAAACGGGTCCATCAGCAG GAAATTGATGAGCTCATGAAACAAATCTACGCAGCTCATGTCTCAGCTCAGAGTGCATTCACCCTACCTGACCTGGCAGCTGCTTTGAAGCAAATCCAAGCCCAGTATGACGACATTGCAGCCAAAAATCTCCAG GAGATGGATTCATGGTATAAAAACAAGTTTGAAGATCTGACCAGTAAGACATCAAGGCACGTGGATAGGGTTCGAGGCATTCGGGATGAAATAGCAGGCGCCAAAAAGGAT ATCCAAAGCAAAGATCGTGAGTTGGATGCCTTGAGGAGCAGGAATGAAGCTCTTGAGGCCAAGATCCGAGAGGCACAAGAGAGGTACAAGAAGGAACTGGAAGACCTGCAG GCCCAGATTGAGGCCCTGCAGCTTGAGCTGAAATCCACTAAGGAAAAAATTGCGCTGCACCTGCGTGAGTACCAGGAGCTCCTGAATATCAAGATGGCTCTGGAGATTGAGATTACAACATACAG aAAACTAATTGAGGGAGAGGATCTGCGGCTCTCTGGCATGATGCAAACCCTGTCTCTTGCCAGCTGTAGCATGAGCGCCATTGGTGGTGGGATGAGCTCCAGTGGAGGAGGAATGGGTGGGGTTGGTGGTGTTGGTGGCATGGGTGGCGGAATGATGGAAGGTAGTGGTGGAGGTGTTGGAGGCATGGGGAGTGGAGTAGGAATGGGGGGGTTCTCAGGTGCAGGAGGCATGGGCACAGGTTCAGGCAATCTTGCTGGAGGAATGGGTAGAAGAATGGGTGCTGGAGGTCCTGATGACAAGACGGGTCCTACTGGTAGGGCAGGAGGGGCAGACATTGGTGGTAGTCATAGATTTGGAGCTGGGGGTGTAGGTGTAGGAGCTGGCACAGGGGGTGTGGGTACTGGTGGAGGAGTGGGTGCTGGAGGAATGAGTGGTGTGGGTGCTGGGGCTGGAGGAGTGGGCACTGGGGCTGGAGGTGTAGGCACTGGTGCTGGAGGAGTGGGCGCTGGGGCTGGAGGTGTGGGTGTTGGTGGAACTTTGGGATTTGGCGCCGGAGGCATGGGTGACAGTGGCGTGGGTGGTGTTGGAATGGGTGTAGGTAGTGGTGCTGCAAGTTCAGCTGGCATAGGTGGCACTGGTACAGGGTTCAGTGGAGAAAttggtggtgttggtggagGAACGGGTGGTGGAATTGGTGGAGGTATAGATGGGGATGGAGGTAAAGATCGTGGAATGGGTCATGCTGGAATAGGCAGTGGAGGAACTGAGGGTGTGGGTGGAGATGTTGCACTTTCAGGCATTGGCGGAAAGGGGAAGATTGGTGGAGGAATGGGTGGCACTATCGGTACCGGGATGGGATATGGATCCAATGGATATGACGACAACAATGAGCCCTATGCAGAGCAGGCTGTGGAGCTGACGGAGAGGAGGACGGTGCTCATTAG AACAGTTAGAAATGAGGACGATGATGTGGTGGAGATGGACCACCAGGAACAAACCTACACCATCTCCGGCGCAGCCGATGACTCTGACGAGGAATGA